One window from the genome of Pedococcus badiiscoriae encodes:
- a CDS encoding NADH-quinone oxidoreductase subunit C → MSDDPKDAPVEDPKQATANSDIDGTKAEDAAADKGDGPEHPAPVAAASTVGVQPGEVVERDSGERLPAAPGTTPDPVVVGERRGMFGSADTGDTSGYGGMVSPILFPGAAVRPYGGYFDAIADQLERGLLGGTASYAEAVERVVVDRGELTLFVRREHLPAVARVLRDDPSLRFEMCTGVSGVHYPHEAGRELHAVYHFLSITHGGRRVRVEVTAPDDDPHIPSIVEIYPANDWHERETWDMFGIEFDGHPSLTRILMPDDWPGHPQRKDYPLGGIPVEYKGATVPPPDQRRSYS, encoded by the coding sequence ATGAGCGACGACCCGAAGGACGCACCCGTCGAGGACCCCAAGCAGGCCACGGCCAACAGCGACATCGACGGCACGAAGGCCGAGGACGCCGCGGCCGACAAGGGCGACGGCCCCGAGCACCCGGCGCCGGTCGCCGCCGCCTCGACGGTCGGTGTCCAGCCCGGTGAGGTGGTCGAGCGTGACAGCGGCGAGCGCCTCCCCGCGGCCCCCGGCACGACGCCCGACCCCGTCGTGGTCGGCGAGCGACGCGGCATGTTCGGCTCGGCCGACACCGGTGACACCTCCGGCTACGGCGGCATGGTCAGCCCGATCCTGTTCCCCGGCGCGGCAGTTCGTCCGTACGGCGGCTACTTCGACGCCATCGCGGACCAGCTCGAGCGTGGCCTCCTGGGCGGCACCGCCTCCTACGCCGAGGCCGTCGAGCGGGTCGTCGTCGACCGTGGCGAGCTGACCCTCTTCGTCCGGCGTGAGCACCTGCCCGCCGTCGCCCGCGTGCTGCGCGACGACCCGTCGCTGCGCTTCGAGATGTGCACGGGCGTCTCCGGGGTGCACTACCCGCATGAGGCCGGCCGTGAGCTCCACGCGGTCTACCACTTCCTGTCGATCACCCACGGTGGACGCCGGGTCCGCGTCGAGGTCACCGCACCCGACGACGACCCCCACATCCCCTCGATCGTCGAGATCTACCCGGCGAACGACTGGCACGAGCGCGAGACGTGGGACATGTTCGGCATCGAGTTCGACGGTCACCCGTCACTCACGCGCATCCTCATGCCCGACGACTGGCCGGGCCACCCGCAGCGGAAGGACTACCCCCTCGGCGGCATCCCCGTCGAGTACAAGGGCGCCACCGTCCCGCCGCCGGACCAGCGGAGGTCTTACAGCTGA
- a CDS encoding NuoB/complex I 20 kDa subunit family protein, whose protein sequence is MGIEEKLPAGFLLTTVEQVAGYMRKSSVWPATFGLACCAIEMMAVGTPDYDIARFGMERFSATPRQADLMIVAGRVSQKMAPVVRQVYDQMPEPKWVISMGVCASSGGMFNNYAIVQGVDHIIPVDVYLPGCPPRPEMLLNAIITLHEQIQGSKLGVNRVAAARAAEAAALSATPTHQMTGLLAQGAGSGHTHAHGHLHGTDVSHGGVA, encoded by the coding sequence ATGGGAATCGAAGAGAAGCTGCCAGCCGGCTTCCTGCTGACCACGGTCGAGCAGGTCGCGGGCTACATGCGCAAGAGCTCGGTGTGGCCGGCCACGTTCGGCCTCGCCTGCTGCGCCATCGAGATGATGGCCGTGGGCACCCCCGACTACGACATCGCCCGGTTCGGGATGGAGCGGTTCTCCGCGACGCCGCGCCAGGCCGACCTGATGATCGTCGCCGGCCGGGTGAGCCAGAAGATGGCCCCGGTCGTCCGCCAGGTCTACGACCAGATGCCCGAGCCCAAGTGGGTCATCTCGATGGGCGTCTGCGCCAGCTCCGGCGGCATGTTCAACAACTACGCGATCGTCCAGGGGGTCGACCACATCATCCCGGTCGACGTCTACCTGCCCGGGTGCCCGCCCCGCCCCGAGATGCTGCTCAACGCGATCATCACGCTGCACGAGCAGATCCAGGGCTCCAAGCTCGGCGTCAACCGCGTCGCCGCCGCCCGCGCGGCCGAGGCGGCGGCACTGTCCGCGACGCCGACGCACCAGATGACCGGCCTGCTCGCGCAGGGCGCCGGCAGCGGTCACACCCACGCCCACGGCCACCTGCACGGCACGGACGTCTCCCACGGTGGTGTCGCATGA
- a CDS encoding demethylmenaquinone methyltransferase, with product MTRASLEKDPRDVAAMFDDVAGKYDLTNDVLSLGQDRLWRRAVLKAVAARPGETVLDIAAGTGTSSEPFADHGVDVVPADFSLGMLRVGNRRRPDLGFTAADAMRLPFADNSFDAVTMSFGLRNVAGVEEALGEFLRVTKPGGRLVVCEFSQPVNGAFRKVYSEYLMRSLPPIARKVSSNPESYVYLAESIQAWPAQRALGERIAAAGWGEVGWRNLTGGIVALHRAVKPAGAGPAREAG from the coding sequence ATGACCCGCGCCAGCCTGGAGAAGGATCCCCGCGACGTCGCCGCGATGTTCGACGACGTGGCCGGCAAGTACGACCTGACCAACGACGTCCTCTCCCTCGGTCAGGACCGGCTGTGGCGACGGGCGGTGCTCAAGGCGGTGGCCGCCCGACCCGGCGAGACGGTCCTGGACATCGCCGCGGGCACGGGGACGAGCAGCGAGCCGTTCGCCGACCACGGTGTCGACGTCGTGCCGGCCGACTTCTCGCTCGGCATGCTGCGGGTGGGCAACCGGCGCCGGCCCGACCTGGGTTTCACGGCGGCCGACGCGATGCGACTCCCCTTCGCGGACAACAGCTTCGACGCGGTGACGATGTCGTTCGGCCTGCGCAACGTCGCCGGCGTCGAGGAGGCCCTGGGGGAGTTCCTGCGGGTGACCAAGCCGGGTGGTCGCCTCGTGGTCTGCGAGTTCAGCCAGCCGGTCAACGGGGCGTTCCGCAAGGTCTACAGCGAGTACCTCATGCGGTCGCTGCCCCCGATCGCCCGCAAGGTCAGCAGCAACCCCGAGTCCTACGTCTACCTCGCCGAGTCGATCCAGGCGTGGCCGGCGCAGCGCGCGCTGGGGGAGCGCATCGCCGCCGCCGGCTGGGGTGAGGTCGGCTGGCGGAACCTGACGGGTGGCATCGTGGCGCTGCACCGAGCGGTCAAGCCTGCGGGCGCCGGTCCAGCCCGGGAGGCCGGGTAA
- the nuoF gene encoding NADH-quinone oxidoreductase subunit NuoF → MSTTLTPILTKFWDDPQSWTLETYEKNEGYQALKKALGMKPADLVQMTKDSGLRGRGGAGFPTGMKWGFLPPPDGGPRYLVVNADESEPGTCKDIPLMMAAPQFLIEGCVITSYAIGCNHAFIYLRGEVVHVYRRLLRAVEEAYAAGHLGKNIHGSGFDLDITVHAGAGAYICGEETALLDSLEGRRGQPRLKPPFPAVAGLYARPTVVNNVESIASVPPILLHGADWFSGMGTEKSQGFGIFSLSGHVKRPGQYEAPLGITLRELLDMAGGMRDPNKKLKFWTPGGSSTPLFTDEHLDTPLDFESVAAAGSMLGTRALQIFDETTCVVRAVDRWTDFYKHESCGKCTPCREGTWWLKQILGRLEHGMGSEEDLEKLLDICDNILGRSFCALGDGATSPITSSIQYFREEYLAHLTHGGCPFDPRDSTLFAKDAVSA, encoded by the coding sequence ATGAGCACCACGCTGACCCCGATCCTCACGAAGTTCTGGGACGACCCCCAGTCCTGGACCCTCGAGACCTACGAGAAGAACGAGGGCTACCAGGCGCTGAAGAAGGCGCTGGGCATGAAGCCCGCCGACCTCGTCCAGATGACCAAGGACTCCGGCCTGCGTGGCCGTGGTGGTGCCGGCTTCCCGACCGGCATGAAGTGGGGCTTCCTGCCCCCGCCGGACGGTGGGCCGCGCTACCTCGTGGTCAACGCCGACGAGTCCGAGCCGGGCACCTGCAAGGACATCCCGCTGATGATGGCGGCGCCCCAGTTCCTCATCGAGGGCTGCGTCATCACGTCCTACGCCATCGGCTGCAACCACGCCTTCATCTACCTGCGCGGCGAGGTGGTGCACGTCTACCGTCGCCTGCTGCGCGCGGTCGAGGAGGCGTATGCCGCCGGACACCTGGGCAAGAACATCCACGGCTCGGGCTTCGACCTCGACATCACGGTCCACGCCGGTGCCGGTGCCTACATCTGTGGCGAGGAGACCGCGCTGCTCGACAGCCTCGAGGGTCGTCGCGGCCAGCCGCGCCTCAAGCCGCCGTTCCCCGCCGTCGCGGGCCTGTACGCCCGCCCGACCGTCGTCAACAACGTCGAGTCGATCGCCTCCGTGCCCCCGATCCTGCTGCACGGCGCGGACTGGTTCTCGGGCATGGGCACGGAGAAGTCGCAGGGCTTCGGCATCTTCAGCCTCTCCGGGCACGTGAAGCGTCCGGGCCAGTACGAGGCGCCGCTCGGCATCACGCTGCGCGAGCTGCTCGACATGGCCGGCGGCATGCGCGACCCCAACAAGAAGCTCAAGTTCTGGACGCCCGGTGGCTCGTCCACCCCGCTGTTCACCGACGAGCACCTCGACACCCCGCTCGACTTCGAGTCGGTGGCCGCGGCGGGGTCGATGCTCGGTACCCGTGCGCTCCAGATCTTCGACGAGACGACCTGCGTGGTCCGCGCCGTCGACCGCTGGACCGACTTCTACAAGCACGAGTCCTGCGGCAAGTGCACCCCGTGCCGTGAGGGCACCTGGTGGCTCAAGCAGATCCTCGGCAGGCTCGAGCACGGAATGGGGTCCGAGGAGGACCTCGAGAAGCTGCTCGACATCTGCGACAACATCCTCGGCCGCAGCTTCTGCGCGCTCGGTGACGGCGCCACGAGCCCGATCACCAGCAGCATCCAGTACTTCCGCGAGGAGTACCTCGCGCACCTGACGCACGGCGGCTGCCCGTTCGACCCACGAGACTCCACCCTGTTCGCGAAGGATGCGGTGTCCGCATGA
- a CDS encoding geranylgeranyl reductase family protein, with protein MTDTISEAVGGSSAAGAPTETADVIVVGAGPAGSATAAYLAMAGLDVLVLEKTSFPREKVCGDGLTPRAVKELITLGIPTPEDEGWIKNHGLRIIGGGMRLSLPWPDLASFPPYGLVRTRQDFDDILAKHAVKHGARLREATNVTGPILDSKGAIVGVTARAMDEKGRATGPELRYAAPLVVAADGNSSRLSLAMGREKREDRPMGVAVRTYYTSPRHDDDYLESWLELWSTDDNGKKVLLPGYGWIFGVGDGTSNVGLGILNTSSAFGKTDYKDVMRRWVATMPQDWTYNDETMVGPIRGAALPMGFNRQPHYDNGLLLVGDAGGMVNPFNGEGIAYAMESGRLAAEVIAQAFARGTDAQRERVLQSYPRVMADALGGYYTLGRYFAKMIGNPEIMRLATKYGLPRTTLMKFLLKVMANLAEPHGGDASDRLITALSKMAPDA; from the coding sequence GTGACAGACACCATCAGCGAGGCCGTCGGAGGCAGCTCCGCAGCCGGGGCACCCACCGAGACCGCCGACGTCATCGTCGTCGGTGCCGGTCCCGCGGGATCGGCCACCGCGGCATACCTCGCGATGGCGGGGCTGGACGTCCTCGTCCTCGAGAAGACGAGCTTCCCGCGCGAGAAGGTGTGTGGCGACGGGCTCACCCCCCGGGCCGTCAAGGAGCTGATCACCCTCGGCATCCCCACCCCCGAGGACGAGGGCTGGATCAAGAACCACGGCCTGCGGATCATCGGCGGCGGCATGCGGTTGTCCCTGCCGTGGCCGGATCTCGCGAGCTTCCCGCCCTATGGCCTGGTCCGCACCCGGCAGGACTTCGACGACATCCTCGCCAAGCACGCCGTCAAGCACGGCGCGCGCCTCCGCGAGGCCACCAACGTGACCGGCCCCATCCTCGACAGCAAGGGCGCCATCGTCGGCGTCACCGCCCGCGCCATGGACGAGAAGGGCCGGGCCACCGGACCCGAGCTCCGGTATGCCGCGCCGCTGGTCGTCGCGGCGGACGGCAACTCCTCGAGGTTGTCCCTGGCGATGGGTCGCGAGAAGCGCGAGGACCGCCCGATGGGCGTGGCCGTGCGCACCTACTACACGAGCCCCCGCCACGACGACGACTACCTCGAGTCCTGGCTCGAGCTGTGGTCGACCGACGACAACGGCAAGAAGGTCCTGCTCCCTGGCTACGGCTGGATCTTCGGGGTGGGGGACGGCACCTCGAACGTCGGCCTCGGGATCCTCAACACCTCCAGCGCCTTCGGCAAGACGGACTACAAGGACGTCATGCGCCGCTGGGTCGCGACGATGCCCCAGGACTGGACCTACAACGACGAGACCATGGTCGGCCCGATCCGCGGCGCCGCGCTGCCGATGGGCTTCAACCGGCAGCCGCACTACGACAACGGGCTGCTGCTCGTCGGCGATGCCGGCGGCATGGTCAACCCGTTCAACGGTGAGGGCATCGCCTACGCCATGGAGTCCGGCCGCCTGGCCGCAGAGGTGATCGCGCAGGCGTTCGCGCGCGGGACCGACGCACAGCGCGAGCGGGTGCTGCAGTCCTACCCCAGGGTGATGGCGGACGCCCTCGGCGGCTACTACACGCTCGGTCGCTACTTCGCGAAGATGATCGGCAACCCCGAGATCATGCGGCTGGCCACCAAGTACGGACTGCCCCGCACCACCTTGATGAAGTTCCTCCTGAAGGTCATGGCCAACCTCGCCGAACCCCACGGGGGCGACGCGAGCGACCGCCTCATCACGGCCCTGTCCAAGATGGCTCCGGACGCATGA
- the nuoE gene encoding NADH-quinone oxidoreductase subunit NuoE yields the protein MSGDNYGIQLAAGHLTVPAESKEPYAADVLASLHEDAALVVARYPQKRSALLPLLHLVQSVDGYVTGRGIDFCADVLDLSTAEVSGVATFYTQYKRHPNGEYTVGICTNTLCAIMGGDQIWDEVSEHLGIGHDETTPDGKVTLERVECNAACDFAPVVMANWEFFDNQTPESTKALVDDLRAGKDVKPSRGPDKVCSFKQVSRVLAGFHDGLADQGVGAGPASLVGLEIANERGWTAPDGGAAKADKGAAKADGKSTGKDEA from the coding sequence GTGAGCGGCGACAACTACGGGATCCAGCTGGCGGCAGGGCACCTGACCGTCCCTGCGGAGTCCAAGGAGCCGTATGCCGCGGACGTCCTGGCCTCGCTGCACGAGGACGCGGCGCTGGTCGTCGCCCGGTACCCCCAGAAGCGTTCGGCGCTGCTGCCCCTGCTGCACCTGGTGCAGTCGGTGGACGGCTACGTGACCGGCCGGGGCATCGACTTCTGTGCCGACGTCCTCGACCTGAGCACGGCCGAGGTGTCGGGCGTCGCGACGTTCTACACCCAGTACAAGCGGCACCCCAACGGCGAGTACACCGTCGGCATCTGCACCAACACCCTGTGCGCCATCATGGGCGGCGACCAGATCTGGGACGAGGTGTCCGAGCACCTCGGGATCGGGCACGACGAGACGACGCCGGACGGCAAGGTCACCCTCGAGCGGGTCGAGTGCAACGCTGCGTGCGACTTCGCTCCCGTGGTCATGGCCAACTGGGAGTTCTTCGACAACCAGACACCCGAGTCCACCAAGGCACTCGTGGACGACCTGCGCGCAGGCAAGGACGTCAAGCCCAGCCGCGGGCCGGACAAGGTCTGCTCCTTCAAGCAGGTCTCGCGCGTCCTGGCCGGGTTCCACGACGGCCTCGCCGACCAGGGTGTCGGGGCCGGTCCGGCCTCGCTGGTGGGCCTGGAGATCGCCAACGAACGCGGCTGGACCGCGCCCGACGGTGGCGCTGCCAAGGCCGACAAGGGCGCTGCCAAGGCCGACGGCAAGAGCACCGGGAAGGACGAGGCATGA
- a CDS encoding isochorismate synthase translates to MTSLPTPQPASRPHGAPVVARTVALHDPGRLLSLLPDRADPAELFSWVRRGEGLVGWGRALEFTAVGPDRFERAEAWWREVVDGAVLRNEVGLPGTGPVTFGSISYAAGSPSGATLVVPEVVVGARDGRWWVTTIGTGDELPTPVIPQQSQPREPSGVAFADGALPPAQWAGAVERAVQRITAGDLDKVVLARDLRVSAERPIDARWLLARLAERYDTTWVFAVDGLVGATPEMLVRLEKGLVTSRVLAGTIRRTGDDEHDLALAASLARSSKDLEEHEYAVRSVADALRPHCSSTNVPESPFVLHLSNVMHLATDVAGVLADRATSLTLAASLHPSAAVCGTPSAVADDLISELESMDRGRYAGPVGWMDASGDGEWGIALRCGAFERDDPTSMRLFAGCGIVAGSDPESEVAESDAKLVPMRDALTAG, encoded by the coding sequence ATGACCAGCCTTCCGACGCCCCAGCCGGCGAGTCGACCCCACGGTGCTCCTGTGGTCGCCCGCACCGTGGCGCTGCACGACCCCGGCAGGCTGCTCTCCCTGCTCCCGGACCGCGCCGACCCGGCCGAGCTGTTCAGCTGGGTACGTCGTGGCGAGGGCCTCGTGGGATGGGGTCGGGCCCTGGAGTTCACGGCGGTCGGGCCCGACCGGTTCGAGCGGGCCGAGGCCTGGTGGCGCGAGGTCGTCGACGGTGCCGTCCTGCGCAACGAGGTGGGCCTGCCCGGCACCGGTCCGGTCACCTTCGGGTCCATCTCGTATGCCGCTGGCTCACCGTCCGGAGCCACCCTCGTCGTGCCCGAGGTGGTCGTGGGTGCCCGGGACGGTCGGTGGTGGGTCACCACCATCGGGACCGGCGACGAGCTGCCGACACCCGTCATACCGCAGCAGTCACAGCCGCGTGAGCCGTCCGGTGTGGCGTTCGCGGACGGTGCGCTTCCACCCGCCCAGTGGGCCGGGGCCGTGGAGCGAGCCGTGCAGCGCATCACCGCCGGGGACCTCGACAAGGTCGTCCTGGCCCGCGACCTGCGCGTCAGCGCCGAGCGGCCCATCGACGCCCGGTGGCTGCTCGCGCGGCTCGCCGAGCGCTACGACACCACGTGGGTGTTCGCCGTCGACGGCCTCGTGGGCGCGACCCCGGAGATGCTGGTCCGCCTCGAGAAGGGCCTGGTGACGTCGCGGGTCCTGGCCGGGACGATCCGCCGCACCGGAGACGACGAGCACGACCTCGCGCTGGCCGCCTCGCTGGCCCGCTCCAGCAAGGACCTCGAGGAGCACGAGTACGCCGTCCGTTCGGTCGCCGACGCCCTGCGGCCGCACTGCTCCTCGACCAACGTGCCCGAGTCCCCGTTCGTCCTGCACCTGTCCAACGTCATGCACCTCGCGACCGACGTCGCGGGCGTCCTCGCCGACCGGGCGACGTCGCTGACCCTCGCCGCGTCACTGCACCCGAGCGCGGCGGTCTGCGGCACGCCCTCGGCCGTGGCCGACGACCTCATCTCCGAGCTGGAGTCCATGGACCGAGGGCGGTATGCCGGTCCCGTGGGCTGGATGGACGCGTCGGGTGACGGGGAGTGGGGCATCGCCCTGCGCTGCGGAGCCTTCGAGCGGGACGACCCCACGTCCATGCGGCTGTTCGCGGGCTGCGGGATCGTCGCGGGTTCGGACCCCGAGAGCGAGGTCGCCGAGTCCGACGCCAAGCTCGTGCCGATGCGCGACGCCCTGACCGCGGGCTGA
- the menD gene encoding 2-succinyl-5-enolpyruvyl-6-hydroxy-3-cyclohexene-1-carboxylic-acid synthase — MNPSTALATVLVDELVRRGVRHAVLCPGSRSAPLAYALQEAERAGRLTLHVRVDERSAGFLALGLAKLTRVPAVVVTTSGTAVANLHPAVLEAHHGVVPMVVLTADRPVELRGTGANQTTVQPGIFGDAIRWSVDADAPRRTTGEVARWRQVAADAVRHATGATGATGVGEPGPVHVNVQLRDPLVPTDDEPWPEPIDERPSEPTEPTEPTEHTEAVVAAAGSATTIDVSREPARTVVLVGDLPEPGQFEAAVRWATARGWPVLAEPFGTHPRRDVIPHGPLVLSDPRWLDSHAPQRVIAVGRLTLSRPVAALLRRPGVRVEAVGAHAWIVSRPDVQQVHPISVFDAPVEEVHGGGGTAPRDEVWSEAWRAAGERLAAALAEDEPPWNSGAAVAEAVLAGLPVGATLFLGSSNTARDVDLSGPRRGELRVVASRGLAGIDGCVSTASGLALADSSPTYALMGDLTFLHDSNGLLVGPLEPRPDLTVVVTNDDGGGIFTLLEPGEPARARDFERLFGTPTGVDLAALCAAHDVRHEQVLTRDQLVDALAERPSGLRVLEVRVDRGGHRDLHDQLRQRAAAALQA, encoded by the coding sequence GTGAACCCGTCGACCGCGCTCGCGACCGTGCTCGTCGACGAGCTCGTCAGGCGCGGAGTGCGGCACGCGGTCCTGTGTCCCGGATCGCGGTCGGCGCCGCTGGCCTACGCACTGCAGGAAGCCGAGCGGGCGGGACGGCTGACCCTGCACGTCCGCGTGGACGAGCGGTCCGCCGGGTTCCTCGCCCTCGGTCTGGCCAAGCTCACGCGGGTGCCGGCGGTCGTCGTGACCACGTCGGGCACGGCTGTCGCCAACCTGCACCCTGCGGTGCTCGAGGCGCACCATGGCGTCGTGCCGATGGTCGTGCTCACGGCCGACCGGCCGGTCGAGCTGCGGGGGACCGGCGCCAACCAGACCACCGTGCAGCCCGGCATCTTCGGCGATGCCATCCGGTGGTCCGTCGATGCAGACGCCCCGCGCCGGACCACCGGCGAGGTCGCGCGGTGGCGGCAGGTCGCCGCCGACGCAGTCCGCCACGCCACAGGTGCCACGGGTGCCACGGGTGTCGGGGAACCTGGACCGGTCCACGTCAATGTCCAGCTGCGCGACCCGCTCGTCCCGACCGACGACGAACCCTGGCCCGAGCCCATCGACGAGCGGCCGTCCGAGCCAACCGAGCCAACCGAGCCAACCGAGCACACCGAGGCCGTCGTGGCCGCCGCTGGGTCGGCGACGACGATCGACGTCTCGCGTGAACCCGCGCGGACCGTGGTCCTGGTCGGGGACCTCCCCGAGCCCGGCCAGTTCGAGGCTGCCGTCCGGTGGGCCACGGCCCGGGGCTGGCCCGTCCTCGCCGAGCCGTTCGGCACCCACCCGAGGCGTGACGTCATCCCGCACGGTCCGCTGGTCCTGTCCGACCCGCGATGGCTGGACTCGCACGCCCCGCAGCGGGTGATCGCGGTCGGACGGCTGACCCTGTCACGGCCGGTCGCGGCGCTGCTGCGCAGACCCGGTGTCCGGGTGGAGGCCGTGGGCGCGCACGCCTGGATCGTGTCGCGTCCGGACGTCCAGCAGGTCCACCCGATCTCGGTGTTCGACGCTCCGGTCGAGGAGGTGCACGGTGGAGGCGGGACGGCACCCCGCGACGAGGTCTGGAGCGAGGCCTGGCGCGCCGCCGGAGAACGGTTGGCCGCTGCCCTGGCCGAGGACGAACCGCCGTGGAACAGTGGCGCCGCCGTCGCGGAGGCCGTCCTGGCCGGGCTGCCGGTCGGTGCCACGCTCTTCCTCGGCTCGTCGAACACCGCCCGCGACGTCGACCTGTCGGGCCCCCGCCGGGGTGAGCTGCGAGTGGTGGCGAGCCGCGGGCTCGCGGGCATCGACGGCTGCGTGTCGACCGCAAGCGGCCTGGCCCTGGCGGACAGCTCGCCGACCTATGCACTGATGGGCGACCTGACCTTCCTGCACGACTCCAACGGGTTGCTCGTCGGTCCGCTGGAGCCTCGTCCTGACCTCACCGTGGTCGTCACCAACGACGACGGTGGCGGCATCTTCACCCTCCTCGAGCCGGGCGAGCCCGCGCGGGCTCGCGACTTCGAACGGCTCTTCGGCACCCCGACCGGCGTCGACCTGGCCGCGCTGTGCGCGGCCCACGACGTCCGGCACGAGCAGGTCCTGACCCGTGACCAGCTCGTCGACGCCCTGGCGGAACGGCCGTCCGGACTCCGGGTCCTGGAGGTGAGGGTGGACCGTGGCGGCCACCGCGACCTCCACGACCAGCTGCGCCAGCGCGCCGCCGCCGCCCTCCAGGCCTGA
- a CDS encoding NADH-quinone oxidoreductase subunit D, with protein sequence MTANSLKDRDIYATSGADTAAAAGAHVFNATGGDWDQLVDEAAALHEERIVVNMGPQHPSTHGVLRLILELDGETVTETRAGIGYLHTGIEKNMEFRTWTQGVTFCTRMDYLTPFFNEAAFCLAVEKLLGITDQIPERASVIRVLMMELNRITSHLVALATGGMEMGATTVMTVGFRERERILSIFEMVTGLRMNNAFIRPGGVAQDLPPGAIDKVRDTIPLVRKGLGELELLLNENPILKGRTVDVGYLDLSGCMALGITGPMLRSTGLPHDLRKLDPYCGYETYDFEVITRTEADAYSRLRIRIDEMYESLKIAEQCIDRLQAGSGPVMVEDKKIAWPAQLAIGGDGMGNSLDHIREIMGTSMESLIHHFKLVTEGFRVPPGQAYAAVESPKGELGCHAVSDGGTRPYRAHFRDPSFNNLQATAVMCEGSQIADVIVAVASIDPVMGGVDR encoded by the coding sequence ATGACTGCCAACTCACTCAAGGACAGGGACATCTACGCCACCTCGGGCGCCGACACGGCGGCCGCGGCGGGAGCCCACGTCTTCAACGCCACCGGCGGCGACTGGGACCAGCTCGTCGACGAGGCCGCGGCCCTCCACGAGGAGCGGATCGTCGTCAACATGGGTCCGCAGCACCCGTCGACGCACGGCGTGCTCCGGCTGATCCTCGAGCTCGACGGCGAGACGGTGACCGAGACCCGCGCGGGGATCGGCTACCTGCACACCGGCATCGAGAAGAACATGGAGTTCCGGACCTGGACGCAGGGCGTCACGTTCTGCACCCGCATGGACTACCTCACGCCGTTCTTCAACGAGGCCGCGTTCTGCCTCGCGGTCGAGAAGCTGCTCGGCATCACCGACCAGATCCCCGAGCGCGCCAGCGTCATCCGCGTCCTCATGATGGAGCTCAACCGGATCACCTCCCACCTCGTCGCCCTGGCGACCGGTGGCATGGAGATGGGTGCCACCACCGTCATGACGGTCGGCTTCCGCGAGCGTGAGCGCATCCTGTCGATCTTCGAGATGGTCACGGGCCTGCGCATGAACAACGCGTTCATCCGCCCCGGTGGCGTCGCCCAGGACCTCCCGCCCGGTGCCATCGACAAGGTCCGCGACACGATCCCGTTGGTGCGCAAGGGACTCGGTGAGCTCGAGCTCCTCCTCAACGAGAACCCCATCCTCAAGGGCCGGACCGTCGACGTCGGCTACCTCGACCTCTCGGGCTGCATGGCGCTGGGCATCACCGGCCCGATGCTGCGCTCGACCGGTCTGCCGCACGACCTGCGCAAGCTCGACCCGTACTGCGGCTACGAGACCTACGACTTCGAGGTCATCACCCGCACCGAGGCCGACGCCTACTCGCGCCTGCGGATCCGCATCGACGAGATGTACGAGTCGCTGAAGATCGCCGAGCAGTGCATCGACCGGCTGCAGGCCGGGTCGGGCCCGGTCATGGTCGAGGACAAGAAGATCGCCTGGCCCGCGCAGCTGGCCATCGGCGGAGACGGCATGGGCAACAGCCTCGACCACATCCGCGAGATCATGGGCACCTCGATGGAGTCGCTCATCCACCACTTCAAGCTGGTGACCGAGGGCTTCCGGGTGCCCCCGGGCCAGGCGTATGCCGCGGTGGAGAGCCCCAAGGGCGAGCTCGGCTGCCATGCCGTGTCCGACGGCGGGACGCGCCCCTACCGCGCGCACTTCCGGGACCCGTCGTTCAACAACCTGCAGGCCACGGCCGTGATGTGCGAAGGCAGCCAGATCGCCGACGTCATCGTCGCCGTGGCATCCATCGACCCTGTGATGGGGGGAGTCGACCGGTGA
- a CDS encoding NADH-quinone oxidoreductase subunit A — MSNPYVPLLFLLAIGGGFAVFSVGAAAVSGPKRYNRAKLDAYECGIEPTPQAAGGGRVPIKYYLTAMLFIIFDIESVFLYPFAVAFNQLGLFALVEMVLFILTVFVAYAYVWRRGGLEWD; from the coding sequence ATGAGCAACCCCTACGTCCCGCTGCTTTTCCTGTTGGCCATCGGTGGCGGGTTCGCCGTCTTCTCGGTCGGCGCCGCCGCGGTCTCCGGACCCAAGCGCTACAACCGCGCCAAGCTCGACGCCTACGAGTGCGGCATCGAGCCGACGCCGCAGGCGGCCGGTGGCGGGCGAGTGCCGATCAAGTACTACCTGACCGCAATGCTCTTCATCATCTTCGACATCGAGTCGGTGTTCCTCTACCCGTTCGCGGTGGCCTTCAACCAGCTCGGCCTGTTCGCGCTCGTGGAGATGGTGCTGTTCATCCTGACCGTGTTCGTGGCCTATGCGTACGTGTGGCGTCGCGGCGGCCTCGAGTGGGACTGA